In Salinisphaera sp. LB1, one genomic interval encodes:
- a CDS encoding F0F1 ATP synthase subunit epsilon, with the protein MKIHVDVVSVEGEIFSGSASIVFAPAEMGEIGIMPSHAPLLTRLKPGNLRIRDENDDEEQVFVSGGLLEVQPHLITVMADTAERAQDIDEAEAEKAKERAEQAMSEASDEVDMERARNELTEAAARLEMARRIRSGR; encoded by the coding sequence ATGAAAATTCACGTCGATGTCGTCAGCGTGGAAGGCGAGATCTTCTCCGGTTCGGCCAGCATCGTGTTCGCGCCCGCCGAAATGGGCGAGATCGGCATCATGCCGAGCCATGCGCCGTTACTGACCCGCCTCAAGCCTGGCAATCTCCGTATTCGTGACGAGAACGACGACGAAGAGCAGGTGTTCGTGTCGGGTGGCCTGCTCGAAGTCCAGCCGCATCTGATCACGGTCATGGCCGATACTGCCGAGCGTGCCCAGGATATCGACGAGGCCGAGGCGGAGAAAGCCAAGGAACGCGCCGAGCAAGCGATGTCGGAGGCCTCCGACGAGGTGGATATGGAGCGGGCCCGGAACGAGCTTACCGAAGCGGCTGCTCGTCTTGAGATGGCGCGCCGGATACGTAGCGGACGATAG
- a CDS encoding glucan biosynthesis protein produces the protein MRIFSIQTRRIARCVSVLLLGVGLVLPGLAVAADASADHTGQSAGSDQGKSAGASAQKNGTAVHSDADKAGATSDHKKKNAGQSANNNGQNNGQSKSTDQSGNSAPFSYDQLIERAKALSKKAYQAPAKVPQFLTSLSADQLSEITFKRDDALWHEQKLPFQVMFYHPGSYYDHAVTIHVIKDGKTRTVKFDKNDFNYPSDALKKKVPDDLGYAGFKLLHTLGDPHKMDEVVSFLGASYFRALGADEHYGLSARGLAIDTGNTNKGEEFPNFTQFWLVDPGDKSKQMTLYALLDSPSATGAYKFVITPGKATHTHVEETLFTRKDIAKLGIAPLTSMFTWGENSLARLKDYRPEAHDSDGMVISSANGEWLWRPLVNPQKLWMNQFDANDVRGFGLMQRDRKFDHYQDLNYDYQKRPNAWVTPDGDWGKGHLELVEIPSDSEVNDNISLYWVPAAPVKAGQRLHFAYDIKWSSDLAVPNSLGHTVATRVGVAAVKPGQQKNQVRVAIDFVGGELSKLTDANSVQPKVNASRDVTLNNIKAVRNPHTGGWRLTFLVPTSALDKPLELRAYLADANGGGLTETWSYLLATP, from the coding sequence ATGCGCATTTTTTCGATCCAAACTCGGCGTATCGCACGCTGTGTCAGCGTGCTGCTGCTGGGTGTGGGACTCGTGTTGCCGGGGCTGGCGGTCGCGGCCGATGCGTCGGCCGATCACACGGGTCAATCCGCCGGCTCGGATCAGGGCAAGTCGGCCGGCGCGTCCGCGCAAAAAAACGGCACCGCTGTCCACTCCGATGCCGACAAGGCCGGCGCCACGAGCGACCACAAGAAAAAGAACGCGGGCCAGAGCGCCAACAACAACGGCCAGAACAACGGCCAGAGCAAATCGACGGATCAGAGCGGCAACAGCGCCCCGTTCTCCTACGACCAGCTGATCGAGCGTGCCAAGGCGTTGTCGAAGAAGGCCTACCAGGCGCCGGCCAAGGTCCCGCAGTTTCTTACCAGCCTGAGCGCGGACCAGCTCTCCGAGATCACCTTCAAGCGTGACGATGCGCTCTGGCACGAGCAGAAACTGCCGTTCCAGGTCATGTTTTATCACCCGGGTTCGTACTACGATCACGCGGTCACCATCCATGTGATCAAGGATGGCAAAACTCGGACGGTCAAGTTCGACAAGAACGACTTCAACTATCCCAGCGACGCCCTGAAGAAAAAAGTGCCCGACGATCTGGGATACGCCGGTTTCAAGCTGCTGCATACACTGGGCGATCCCCACAAGATGGACGAAGTGGTGTCCTTTCTTGGCGCCTCTTACTTCCGCGCGCTCGGCGCTGACGAGCATTACGGCCTGTCCGCGCGCGGCCTGGCAATCGATACCGGCAATACCAACAAGGGCGAGGAATTTCCGAACTTCACCCAGTTCTGGCTGGTCGATCCGGGCGACAAATCCAAGCAGATGACACTGTATGCGCTGCTGGATTCGCCGAGCGCGACCGGCGCCTACAAGTTCGTCATCACGCCGGGCAAGGCCACGCACACGCATGTCGAGGAAACGCTGTTCACCCGCAAGGACATCGCCAAGCTCGGCATCGCCCCCCTGACCAGCATGTTCACCTGGGGCGAGAATAGCCTCGCGCGCCTCAAGGACTACCGTCCCGAGGCCCATGATTCCGATGGCATGGTCATTTCGTCGGCCAACGGCGAGTGGCTGTGGCGTCCGCTGGTCAATCCGCAGAAGCTGTGGATGAATCAGTTCGATGCCAACGATGTGCGCGGCTTCGGTCTCATGCAACGGGATCGCAAGTTCGATCATTACCAGGATTTGAACTACGACTACCAGAAGCGGCCCAACGCCTGGGTGACGCCCGACGGCGACTGGGGCAAGGGCCATCTCGAACTGGTGGAGATCCCGTCGGACAGCGAAGTCAACGACAATATCTCGTTGTACTGGGTGCCGGCCGCCCCGGTGAAGGCCGGCCAGCGGCTGCACTTCGCCTATGACATCAAGTGGTCGAGCGATCTGGCCGTACCCAACTCGCTGGGCCATACGGTAGCCACGCGCGTGGGCGTGGCTGCGGTCAAGCCGGGCCAGCAGAAGAATCAGGTGCGGGTCGCGATCGATTTCGTCGGCGGCGAACTTTCCAAGCTCACCGACGCGAACTCGGTGCAGCCTAAGGTCAATGCCTCGCGGGACGTCACCCTCAACAACATCAAGGCTGTGCGTAATCCGCATACCGGCGGTTGGCGACTGACGTTCCTGGTGCCGACCAGCGCCCTCGATAAGCCGCTGGAACTGCGGGCCTATCTGGCCGACGCCAACGGCGGCGGCCTGACCGAGACCTGGAGCTACCTGCTGGCCACGCCGTGA
- the atpD gene encoding F0F1 ATP synthase subunit beta produces the protein MSLGKVVQIIGPVVDVEFDHESLPNIFDALKHRETGLVLEVEQQIGDGVVRCIAMGVTEGLTRGGEVENTGHPISVPVGQKTLGRIMDVLGQPIDNKGDIGAEDTAPIHRDPPTFEEQAGSQELLETGIKVIDLLCPFAKGGKVGLFGGAGVGKTVNMMELIRNIAAEHSGYSVFAGVGERTREGNDFYFEMQESNVLDKVALVYGQMNEPPGNRLRVALTGLTMAEFFRDEGRDVLMFIDNIYRYTLAGTEVSALLGRMPSAVGYQPTLAEEMGLLQERITSTKTGSITSVQAVYVPADDLTDPSPATTFAHLDATVVLARSIAERGIYPAVDPLDSTSRQLDPNIIGNEHYNCARGVQQTLQRYRELKDIIAILGMDELSEDDKLAVSRARKIERFLSQPFFVAEVFTGAPGKYVPLSETIRGFRGIVDGEYDHLPEQAFYMVGTIDEAVAKGEDMAKKEKAA, from the coding sequence ATGAGTCTTGGAAAAGTCGTACAGATCATCGGCCCGGTGGTGGACGTCGAGTTCGATCACGAATCGCTGCCGAATATCTTCGATGCGCTCAAGCACAGGGAGACGGGTCTGGTGCTCGAGGTCGAGCAACAGATCGGCGATGGCGTGGTGCGCTGCATCGCGATGGGCGTGACCGAGGGCCTGACCCGCGGCGGCGAAGTCGAGAACACCGGGCATCCGATTTCGGTGCCGGTCGGCCAGAAGACGCTGGGCCGCATCATGGATGTGCTCGGCCAGCCGATCGACAACAAGGGTGACATCGGCGCCGAGGACACGGCGCCGATTCACCGCGATCCGCCGACGTTCGAGGAACAGGCCGGGAGCCAGGAGTTGCTGGAGACCGGTATCAAGGTCATCGACTTGCTGTGCCCGTTCGCCAAGGGTGGCAAGGTCGGCCTGTTCGGCGGCGCCGGCGTGGGCAAGACCGTCAACATGATGGAGCTCATCCGCAACATCGCCGCGGAGCACTCGGGCTACTCGGTGTTTGCCGGTGTGGGCGAGCGCACCCGTGAGGGCAACGACTTCTATTTCGAGATGCAGGAGTCGAACGTCCTGGACAAGGTGGCGCTGGTCTACGGCCAGATGAACGAGCCGCCGGGGAACCGCCTGCGCGTCGCGCTGACTGGCCTCACCATGGCCGAGTTCTTCCGTGATGAAGGCCGCGACGTGCTGATGTTCATCGACAACATCTATCGTTACACGCTGGCCGGGACCGAAGTCTCGGCCCTGCTGGGCCGCATGCCGTCGGCCGTGGGTTACCAGCCAACGCTGGCCGAGGAAATGGGTCTGCTGCAGGAGCGCATCACCTCGACCAAGACCGGTTCGATCACCTCCGTGCAGGCCGTCTATGTGCCCGCGGACGATCTGACCGATCCGTCTCCGGCGACCACGTTCGCGCATCTGGACGCCACCGTCGTGCTGGCCCGCTCCATTGCCGAGCGCGGCATCTACCCGGCGGTTGATCCGCTGGACTCGACCTCGCGTCAGCTTGATCCGAACATCATCGGCAACGAGCATTACAACTGTGCGCGCGGTGTGCAGCAGACGCTGCAGCGTTATCGCGAATTGAAGGACATCATCGCGATTCTGGGCATGGACGAGTTGTCCGAAGACGATAAACTCGCCGTATCGCGTGCCCGCAAGATCGAGCGGTTTCTGTCGCAGCCGTTCTTCGTGGCCGAGGTATTCACCGGCGCGCCCGGCAAGTATGTGCCGTTGTCGGAGACCATTCGCGGTTTCCGGGGCATTGTCGACGGCGAGTACGATCATCTGCCCGAGCAGGCGTTCTACATGGTCGGGACCATCGACGAAGCGGTCGCCAAGGGCGAGGACATGGCCAAGAAGGAGAAGGCGGCCTGA
- the mdoH gene encoding glucans biosynthesis glucosyltransferase MdoH produces the protein MSCTNEAFDTPLGRVDAYLSGLNLASARKRELRAAVAAAAPASTADAIARLYEALAGDGDEGAEAELAARIEAAYPQLAQRRHAVGGGGYRGASMPRLSRWSMSPASMDRRPWRFLGRIMPSMERRRRLPKAVPSRLRNIVRLRQVFLFFLVALPAAGATFYMLTTLPHQGRSPLEAVILALAALLFAWILVGFWTAMAGFLVLWRGDKYLISADDAAPAADHARTAIVMPIYEEDVARTFAGLAAIYESLKATDRLGEFDFFVLSDSVKPDTIAAEERTWAQTCRALDAFDRLFYRRRRARVKRKSGNLADFCRRWGGRYRYMIVLDADSLMVGSTLTALVDRMQANPSVGLIQTPPTAVNRSSFLSRVQQFATRVYGRMFAAGLHYWHLDNAHYWGHNAIIRIAPFMAHCALPRLPGRGALSGEILSHDFVEAALMRRAGWGVYIAYDLPGSYEEVPPTLIDELGRDRRWCQGNIQHLRLLFSDNLAPAHRALFANGVMAYTSAAIWFVFLVLSSTEAVLEAITTPDYFPSPGALFPSWPVWQPIWAVSLFCATMVVLFLPKILGMAMIIARGQQKDFGGVGNLIGSTLIEIVLTSLLAPVRMLSHTLFVFTTLIGKQVKWNSQQRADAQVPWLAALRFHLPGMLLAAAWGAVLYIYTPGFFPWLLPILLPLFCAPVVTVITSRVDIGVWMRNNGLQLIPEEWNPPAELRRVIEIEAETVAADFADVLVDPSLAALHVGLQGSPRRLDPEVARYRDELAQRALDDGPGGLNAREQRDLLADPQRLDWLHRALWTAEILPDWVVGRLQRQPALTSVTASAV, from the coding sequence GTGAGTTGTACGAACGAAGCTTTCGATACGCCGCTCGGCCGGGTCGATGCCTATCTATCCGGGTTGAATCTGGCGTCGGCGCGCAAGCGCGAATTACGCGCCGCCGTCGCCGCGGCGGCCCCTGCCTCAACGGCCGATGCGATCGCGCGACTCTACGAGGCGCTGGCCGGTGATGGCGACGAAGGTGCGGAGGCCGAATTGGCCGCCCGCATTGAGGCGGCTTACCCGCAGCTGGCGCAGCGGCGCCATGCGGTCGGGGGTGGCGGCTATCGCGGTGCGTCCATGCCGCGCCTGAGTCGTTGGTCGATGTCGCCGGCCAGCATGGATCGCCGCCCATGGCGCTTTCTCGGCCGCATCATGCCGAGCATGGAGCGCCGACGGCGCCTGCCCAAGGCGGTACCCAGCCGGCTGCGCAACATCGTTCGCCTGCGGCAGGTCTTTTTGTTCTTCCTGGTGGCACTGCCGGCCGCCGGGGCCACCTTCTACATGCTCACGACGCTGCCACATCAGGGCCGGTCGCCGCTGGAAGCGGTCATCCTGGCACTGGCCGCACTGTTGTTCGCCTGGATCCTGGTCGGTTTCTGGACCGCCATGGCCGGTTTTCTGGTGCTCTGGCGGGGCGACAAGTATCTCATTTCGGCCGATGACGCCGCGCCGGCCGCAGACCATGCGCGAACCGCGATCGTGATGCCGATCTACGAAGAGGATGTCGCGCGGACGTTCGCCGGGCTGGCTGCCATCTACGAGTCGTTGAAGGCGACCGACCGGTTGGGCGAGTTCGATTTCTTCGTGCTGAGCGACTCGGTCAAGCCGGACACGATCGCTGCCGAGGAGCGCACCTGGGCCCAAACCTGTCGTGCGCTCGATGCATTCGATCGTCTGTTCTATCGCCGGCGCCGGGCCCGTGTGAAGCGCAAGAGCGGCAACCTGGCCGATTTCTGCCGGCGCTGGGGCGGGCGTTACCGCTATATGATCGTGCTCGACGCGGATTCGCTCATGGTGGGCTCCACGCTCACGGCCCTGGTCGACCGGATGCAGGCCAACCCCAGCGTGGGTCTGATCCAGACGCCGCCCACCGCGGTCAATCGCTCGAGTTTCCTATCGCGTGTGCAGCAGTTCGCCACGCGCGTGTACGGTCGGATGTTCGCCGCCGGGCTGCACTACTGGCATCTGGACAACGCCCACTACTGGGGCCACAACGCGATCATCCGCATCGCACCGTTCATGGCGCACTGCGCGTTGCCGCGCTTGCCGGGCCGAGGGGCGCTGTCCGGCGAGATCCTGTCGCACGACTTCGTCGAGGCCGCGCTCATGCGGCGTGCCGGCTGGGGCGTGTACATCGCCTACGATCTGCCAGGCAGCTACGAGGAAGTGCCGCCGACGCTCATCGACGAGCTGGGCCGTGACCGGCGCTGGTGCCAGGGCAATATCCAGCATCTGCGCCTGCTGTTTTCGGACAACCTCGCGCCGGCGCACCGGGCCTTGTTTGCCAACGGGGTGATGGCCTATACCTCGGCGGCGATCTGGTTCGTGTTTCTGGTGCTGTCCTCGACCGAGGCCGTGCTCGAAGCGATCACGACGCCGGATTACTTTCCCTCGCCCGGTGCCTTGTTCCCGTCGTGGCCGGTCTGGCAGCCGATCTGGGCGGTCAGCCTGTTCTGCGCCACGATGGTGGTGTTGTTTCTGCCCAAGATTCTGGGCATGGCCATGATCATTGCGCGCGGGCAGCAGAAGGATTTCGGCGGCGTCGGCAATCTGATCGGTTCCACGCTGATTGAAATCGTGCTCACATCGCTGCTGGCCCCGGTGCGCATGCTGTCGCATACGCTGTTCGTATTCACGACGCTGATCGGCAAACAGGTGAAATGGAACAGCCAGCAGCGCGCGGACGCCCAGGTGCCATGGCTGGCGGCCCTTCGGTTTCATCTGCCGGGCATGCTGCTGGCGGCGGCCTGGGGGGCGGTGCTGTATATCTACACGCCGGGCTTTTTCCCCTGGTTGCTGCCGATTCTGTTGCCGCTGTTCTGCGCCCCTGTAGTGACCGTGATCACGTCCCGCGTGGATATCGGCGTGTGGATGCGTAACAACGGACTGCAGCTCATCCCCGAGGAATGGAACCCCCCGGCCGAGTTGCGCCGGGTCATCGAGATCGAGGCCGAGACCGTGGCAGCGGACTTCGCCGATGTCCTCGTCGATCCGAGTCTGGCGGCGTTGCATGTCGGGTTGCAGGGCAGCCCGCGGCGGCTGGATCCGGAGGTGGCGCGCTATCGCGACGAACTGGCCCAGCGCGCGCTGGACGACGGGCCGGGCGGCCTGAACGCGCGCGAGCAACGGGATCTGCTCGCGGACCCGCAGCGGCTGGACTGGCTGCATCGCGCGCTGTGGACGGCCGAGATCCTGCCCGACTGGGTGGTCGGGCGGTTGCAGCGCCAGCCCGCGCTTACGTCGGTCACCGCTTCAGCGGTATAG
- the glmU gene encoding bifunctional UDP-N-acetylglucosamine diphosphorylase/glucosamine-1-phosphate N-acetyltransferase GlmU → MMSLHIVILAAGQGKRMNSALPKVLQPLGDRPLLKHVVEAAQTLEPARIHVVYGHGGQAVQSALGYLDVNWVHQAEQLGTGHAVAQAMDAIPDDARVLVLYGDVPLVRAATLSHLVSAAGENKLALLTVVLDNPAGYGRVLRNDDNRVIGIVEDKDATREQKHIHETNTGLLCAQARHLRDWLARLTNRNAQGEYYLTDCIGLAAVDSVPVVAGQAGTAAETQGINNKLDLARAERLYQRRQAETLMAQGLTLRDPDRFDLRGSLRAGRDAAIDVNVVIEGDVVLGEGVTIGPNCVLRHCTIEDHTQIASHTVIEHAEIGARCQIGPFARLRPDTRVADRAKIGNFVETKKSDIGEGSKINHLSYVGDTRVGRDVNIGAGVITCNYDGANKHVTRIGDGAFIGSDCQLIAPVTVERGATIGAGTTLTRNAPADKLTVGRARQTTLDGWQRPKKHTPGHQ, encoded by the coding sequence ATCATGAGTCTGCATATCGTCATTCTGGCGGCCGGCCAGGGTAAGCGCATGAATTCGGCCCTGCCCAAGGTGCTGCAGCCGCTGGGCGACCGGCCGTTGCTCAAGCATGTGGTTGAGGCGGCCCAGACACTCGAGCCGGCGCGGATTCACGTCGTCTATGGCCACGGCGGCCAGGCCGTGCAGTCCGCACTGGGCTATCTCGACGTCAATTGGGTACATCAGGCCGAGCAGCTCGGCACCGGTCATGCCGTGGCCCAGGCGATGGACGCCATCCCGGACGACGCGCGCGTGCTCGTACTCTATGGCGACGTGCCGCTGGTACGGGCCGCAACCCTGTCGCATCTGGTCTCGGCCGCGGGTGAGAACAAGCTGGCGTTGTTGACCGTGGTGCTCGACAACCCCGCCGGCTACGGGCGCGTGCTGCGCAACGACGACAACCGCGTGATTGGTATCGTCGAGGACAAGGACGCCACTCGCGAGCAGAAGCATATTCACGAGACCAACACCGGCCTGCTTTGTGCCCAGGCGCGCCACCTGCGCGACTGGCTGGCGCGGCTGACCAACCGCAATGCCCAGGGCGAATACTATCTGACCGACTGCATCGGCCTGGCGGCCGTGGATAGCGTGCCCGTGGTGGCCGGCCAAGCCGGCACCGCGGCCGAGACGCAAGGCATCAACAATAAGCTCGATCTCGCGCGGGCCGAGCGCCTGTATCAACGGCGCCAGGCCGAGACCCTGATGGCCCAGGGGCTCACGCTGCGCGATCCCGACCGGTTCGACCTGCGCGGCAGTCTGCGGGCCGGGCGCGATGCGGCGATCGACGTCAATGTCGTAATCGAAGGCGACGTGGTGCTCGGCGAAGGGGTGACCATCGGCCCCAACTGCGTGCTGCGGCACTGCACGATCGAGGATCATACCCAGATCGCTTCGCATACCGTGATCGAACATGCCGAGATCGGTGCTCGCTGCCAGATCGGCCCGTTCGCCCGGCTGCGGCCGGACACCCGTGTGGCCGACCGCGCGAAGATCGGCAATTTCGTCGAGACGAAAAAGAGCGACATCGGCGAAGGCAGCAAGATCAACCACCTGAGCTATGTCGGCGACACCCGGGTGGGGCGCGACGTCAACATCGGCGCCGGGGTGATCACCTGCAACTACGACGGCGCGAACAAGCACGTCACCCGAATCGGCGACGGCGCCTTCATCGGCTCCGACTGCCAGCTGATCGCCCCGGTCACGGTGGAGCGCGGCGCGACCATCGGCGCCGGCACCACGCTGACCCGTAACGCCCCGGCCGACAAGCTCACGGTCGGACGCGCCCGCCAGACCACGCTCGACGGCTGGCAGCGGCCGAAGAAACACACGCCAGGCCATCAGTAG
- the atpG gene encoding F0F1 ATP synthase subunit gamma, with the protein MAGAKEVKTKIKSVQNTQKITKAMEMVAASKMRKAQERVEAARPYAAKIRRTVGHVAKASIGGRHEFLIEREAKRVGIVVISTDRGLCGGLNINLFRRVLGEIRDWNAENVEVDLVVIGRKGLSFFKRFAKVRADVVDLGDRPHLQDLIGTVKVMLDDYREGNLDRVFVMGNEFVNTMTQRPYRQQLLPVAESDDNELPDRWDYIYEPEDNGLVDDLLVRFVESQVYQGAVENVACEMAARMVAMKSASDNAGDIIDDLQLEYNKQRQAAITQELSEIVAGAAAVS; encoded by the coding sequence ATGGCCGGTGCCAAGGAAGTCAAGACCAAGATCAAGAGCGTTCAGAATACGCAAAAGATCACCAAGGCCATGGAGATGGTCGCGGCCTCCAAGATGCGCAAGGCTCAGGAGCGTGTCGAGGCGGCGCGCCCGTACGCGGCGAAGATCCGGCGTACGGTGGGGCATGTCGCCAAGGCCAGTATCGGTGGCCGGCACGAGTTTCTGATCGAACGTGAAGCCAAGCGGGTCGGGATCGTCGTGATTTCGACCGACCGCGGTCTGTGCGGCGGCCTGAACATCAACCTGTTCCGCCGTGTTCTGGGCGAGATTCGCGACTGGAACGCCGAGAACGTCGAGGTGGACCTGGTCGTCATCGGGCGTAAGGGGCTGAGTTTTTTCAAGCGCTTTGCCAAGGTCAGAGCCGATGTGGTGGATCTCGGTGACCGGCCGCACCTGCAGGATCTGATCGGGACGGTCAAGGTCATGCTCGACGATTACCGGGAAGGCAATCTCGATCGTGTGTTCGTCATGGGAAACGAGTTCGTGAACACGATGACCCAGCGCCCGTATCGCCAGCAGTTGCTGCCGGTCGCGGAAAGCGACGACAACGAACTGCCGGATCGCTGGGACTATATCTACGAGCCCGAAGACAATGGACTTGTGGATGACCTTCTGGTGCGCTTCGTCGAGTCGCAGGTCTACCAGGGGGCGGTCGAGAACGTGGCCTGCGAAATGGCGGCGCGGATGGTGGCGATGAAGTCGGCCTCGGATAATGCCGGCGATATCATCGACGACCTGCAGTTGGAGTACAACAAACAGCGCCAGGCGGCGATTACCCAGGAACTGTCGGAAATCGTGGCCGGCGCGGCCGCGGTCTCCTGA